The DNA sequence TATGTTGTGGTGGAATTTGGGGAATACTATGGGCATATAGATGCTATAATTTATCATCAACAAGATGACACTGAGGGACAATTGACCCAATTGATATCTAGCACCTTTAGGAATGAAAATATTCTTTCTAATGACTCCAAACATGTAGGAGCAATACTTATAAACGCATATAAAAAAGATATAGAATACATTGACTATATATTATCCAATAGATTATATAGTCCGCTTTTCTGAAAAACTACAAAAGATTTTCTGTTCTAATGATTTTCCATAAATTGTATTCTATCCCATGGGTGATGATATCTGCCATCCGCATCACCAAATTTAATCGAGTGTTTTGCAATATAATATATTCCATAAATCCTCCTATATTAACTATCCCTATTATATGCATATTCCCTACAGGAGGTAATTTTTTATTCACCCCAGCACCTGGCCTTATGGGCCCTTCTCCTACTGCTATATAACCCACTCTGTTTCCTTTCCCTAAACATGCATCTATAGATATTACAAAGGG is a window from the Clostridia bacterium genome containing:
- a CDS encoding YkuS family protein, which codes for MIIAVQPELEKLKIELENKGYVVVEFGEYYGHIDAIIYHQQDDTEGQLTQLISSTFRNENILSNDSKHVGAILINAYKKDIEYIDYILSNRLYSPLF